A genomic region of Trichothermofontia sichuanensis B231 contains the following coding sequences:
- a CDS encoding potassium channel family protein — MVASDRCPIRSPIRIGPTIHCPPSVNLNDPTRLSRPPRTHPTAHSDLEQGYGRIRQDLVAASLALSGLILGGTLGYRFIEGWNWLDSVYMTIITLSTVGFGETLPLSNNGRLFTIALILAGVVCIGYIVNRFTDAIIQGYFDHRIRLQRQRRFMEQLSNHYIVCGFGRTGRQVALEFAAEGIAFVVMDADPASIELAQQRGYFAIQGDATLDASLLKLGIEKATCLVTALPTDAENLYTVLSAKALNPKIRTIARANTEEGVQKLQRGGADAVISPYVTGGRRMAAAALRPQVMDFVDGILTGTDRTYYLEEYLLEPTTCNCLGQSLREARLRSQTGVLVLAIRRRDGRLIAGPTAETILEAGDLLICMGTAEQLRNLNQLLSPLRPDRFRLPRQS; from the coding sequence ATGGTCGCCAGCGATCGCTGCCCGATACGATCGCCGATTCGGATTGGTCCCACAATCCACTGCCCTCCCAGCGTGAACCTCAATGATCCTACCCGCTTGAGCCGCCCCCCCCGTACTCACCCCACGGCGCATTCTGACCTGGAACAGGGCTATGGGCGAATTCGTCAGGATTTAGTCGCCGCGTCATTAGCTCTGAGCGGTTTAATTTTGGGCGGGACCTTGGGCTATCGGTTCATCGAAGGTTGGAACTGGCTCGACTCGGTCTATATGACCATCATCACCCTGTCTACGGTAGGATTTGGTGAAACACTCCCCCTCAGTAACAATGGCCGCCTCTTTACGATCGCCCTCATCCTGGCGGGGGTGGTGTGTATTGGCTATATAGTTAACCGTTTTACAGACGCAATCATTCAAGGTTATTTTGACCACAGAATCCGTCTGCAACGCCAGCGCCGCTTTATGGAACAGTTATCTAACCACTATATTGTCTGCGGTTTTGGCCGCACGGGGCGGCAGGTTGCCTTGGAGTTTGCAGCAGAAGGGATTGCCTTTGTGGTCATGGATGCGGATCCAGCTTCGATTGAGCTAGCCCAGCAGCGTGGCTACTTTGCGATCCAGGGGGATGCTACCCTCGATGCGTCTCTGCTCAAACTGGGGATTGAGAAAGCAACCTGCCTGGTCACGGCTCTACCCACCGATGCGGAAAACCTGTACACGGTTCTATCGGCTAAGGCCCTGAACCCGAAAATTCGGACGATTGCCCGTGCCAACACGGAAGAGGGCGTGCAAAAGCTCCAGCGGGGGGGAGCCGATGCGGTCATTTCCCCCTATGTGACCGGCGGACGACGGATGGCGGCAGCCGCTTTGCGCCCCCAAGTGATGGATTTTGTAGATGGGATCCTCACGGGGACCGATCGTACCTACTACTTGGAGGAGTATCTCCTGGAACCCACGACCTGTAACTGTTTGGGTCAAAGCCTGCGGGAAGCCCGTCTGCGATCGCAGACGGGAGTATTGGTATTGGCGATCCGACGGCGGGATGGCAGGTTGATTGCCGGACCGACTGCTGAGACGATCCTGGAGGCTGGCGATTTGTTGATTTGTATGGGCACAGCGGAACAACTGCGCAACCTGAATCAACTCCTATCACCCCTGCGACCCGATCGCTTCCGGCTGCCCCGACAATCATGA
- a CDS encoding FAD-binding oxidoreductase, translating to MVLNATPPTAQAMATAMVDRLTPIVGPEQVVTWEQATEADRQRTGVALAPRTGVGGWVYPRSQAELAAVMACAQEQQWPVLISGNSSKLGWGGLLKSSSSSPLLIVCTRHLNQLVDHAAGDLTVTVEAGMRLADLEAVLARTNQFLPIDPAYPEQATIGGIVATADTGALRQRYGGIRDLLLGITFVRADGQIAKAGGRVVKNVAGYDLMKLMTGSWGTLAAITQVTLRVYPRPEASRTVVLTGAAPAIAQAARTLLNSALVPIAATLLSPTLVTTMNGPAGYGLLVRFGGLDASVQEQADRVLALGQHFQLQGEIVNDQAEASPWTHLQHHLWQPGSGTTGSIVCKFGVPAAAAIATCEALTRCLPSTAELIIQAGSGLGLVRCPEASGLTSAVVLRARAICQQQRGFFSILQAPICLKQNVDVWGYAGNALGLMQRLKHQFDPDNRLSPHRFVGNI from the coding sequence ATGGTGCTCAACGCCACGCCCCCAACCGCTCAAGCGATGGCAACCGCAATGGTCGATCGCCTAACCCCGATCGTCGGGCCAGAGCAAGTGGTGACCTGGGAACAGGCCACTGAGGCCGATCGGCAGCGAACAGGGGTTGCCCTGGCCCCCCGTACAGGGGTGGGTGGCTGGGTGTATCCCCGCTCCCAGGCAGAGCTGGCGGCGGTCATGGCCTGCGCCCAGGAACAACAATGGCCGGTATTGATCAGTGGGAATAGTAGCAAATTAGGATGGGGCGGTTTACTCAAATCGTCATCCTCTTCCCCCCTGCTGATCGTGTGCACCCGGCATCTGAACCAGTTAGTGGACCATGCAGCGGGTGACCTCACCGTGACTGTGGAGGCAGGTATGCGCTTGGCCGACCTCGAGGCAGTCCTGGCTAGGACTAACCAATTTCTGCCGATCGATCCTGCCTATCCAGAGCAAGCCACGATCGGCGGCATTGTGGCCACAGCCGATACAGGCGCCTTACGGCAACGGTATGGCGGCATTCGAGATCTCCTGTTGGGGATTACCTTTGTGCGAGCGGATGGCCAGATAGCCAAGGCGGGGGGCCGGGTCGTGAAAAATGTGGCCGGATACGACCTAATGAAGCTAATGACTGGCTCCTGGGGCACCCTAGCAGCCATCACCCAAGTCACGCTGCGGGTGTATCCGCGTCCGGAAGCGAGCCGAACTGTGGTCTTAACGGGCGCAGCGCCGGCGATCGCCCAGGCAGCCCGCACCTTGCTGAATTCGGCGCTGGTTCCGATCGCCGCCACCCTCCTTTCACCGACCCTGGTGACAACCATGAATGGGCCGGCAGGCTATGGCCTCCTGGTGCGATTTGGTGGATTAGACGCCAGTGTTCAGGAACAGGCCGATCGCGTGCTAGCCCTTGGTCAACACTTTCAACTTCAGGGCGAAATCGTTAATGACCAAGCCGAAGCCTCCCCGTGGACACACCTGCAACATCACCTATGGCAACCCGGATCAGGTACCACAGGAAGCATTGTCTGTAAATTTGGTGTGCCTGCGGCAGCCGCGATCGCCACCTGCGAAGCCTTAACCCGTTGCCTACCCAGCACTGCGGAATTGATCATCCAGGCAGGCAGTGGGTTGGGCCTCGTCCGTTGTCCGGAGGCATCAGGATTGACCTCAGCGGTTGTGTTGCGAGCACGAGCCATTTGTCAGCAGCAACGGGGCTTTTTCAGTATTTTGCAGGCTCCGATCTGCCTGAAGCAAAATGTTGATGTCTGGGGCTATGCGGGCAATGCCCTGGGCTTAATGCAACGCTTAAAACACCAGTTTGATCCCGATAACCGCCTCAGTCCCCATCGGTTCGTAGGGAATATCTGA
- a CDS encoding phosphoketolase family protein, with the protein MTATPTAPSAAIPAFCEGIQYFGDRPPLFDQYGQTPVIASGHTAIADVTDRAAAYQTLLTADALRYLILQMTASKASGHPGGFASQAEIYAALTLLGYKNIITEVGHHAPGFYAAMFLDRSLEAMGIYTVQHLRDRFREMHGLLGHLSGYIPGLLNPAGPLGQGQHFAMAAALLHRDILFPVTIGDGGIGEPYVMSSMAHFHTAFPGVTNFLPILVWNGYSQEHHSMVSTKSDDEMMAYWTGNGFEEVVLVDAKDFDDQNQPGPFVDSTRFSFEQRLAFTQAALVATDEAIRSALSGTLTVLIIKQLKGAGVHAYGSKSHNLYAHHTLDNPDIVNALKARALHPDAWQLVRTNCERAHGGPAAQTVVTEFEYPLPPIPTLPLSEYAIGAKQVATTAMGQLVAHVGQADPNFLVTNADGNEASGIANINQALKVIHPTPDELYNQGPTGQVYEPLSEDACAGLAAGLALMGARTLWCSYESFAINGLPIWQTVTQAMAELRRATPSTITLFTAGALEQGRNGWTHQRPEIENYFAAMLRNGNVFALFPPDANSIQVCYEWALTTCNKGITITASKSPLPVRTTFEQTREALRHGGVTLQELPGKGTIVFAVVGDMPLIPVYAAAEQLQIQGIGSRIVSVINPRRLYRPQDTGWETCSFPDGEFLDDVGFDRLFGGDGLLGVTGGASALLEPLLLRSRAPRDVFAWRRGETTASADQLMAFNGITPDALVQRAMTLLGG; encoded by the coding sequence ATGACAGCTACCCCGACTGCCCCCTCTGCCGCTATCCCCGCTTTTTGTGAAGGCATCCAGTATTTCGGCGATCGGCCCCCCCTCTTCGACCAGTACGGCCAAACCCCCGTCATTGCCAGTGGCCATACCGCGATCGCTGATGTCACCGATCGCGCTGCTGCCTACCAAACCCTGCTGACGGCTGATGCCCTGCGTTACCTCATCCTGCAAATGACCGCCAGCAAAGCATCGGGTCACCCCGGCGGCTTTGCCAGTCAGGCGGAAATCTATGCCGCCCTCACCCTCCTAGGCTACAAAAATATCATCACGGAAGTCGGTCACCATGCACCGGGTTTCTATGCGGCCATGTTCCTCGATCGCTCCCTGGAGGCAATGGGTATCTACACCGTGCAACACCTGCGCGATCGCTTTCGCGAAATGCACGGGTTACTGGGCCACCTGTCGGGCTATATCCCTGGCCTGCTCAATCCCGCCGGTCCCCTCGGCCAAGGCCAACACTTTGCAATGGCGGCGGCCTTGCTGCACCGCGATATTCTTTTCCCCGTGACGATCGGTGATGGCGGCATTGGCGAACCCTACGTCATGAGCAGCATGGCCCACTTCCACACCGCTTTCCCAGGGGTGACCAACTTCCTACCCATTCTGGTGTGGAATGGCTACTCCCAGGAACACCACAGCATGGTCTCGACCAAATCCGATGACGAAATGATGGCCTACTGGACCGGTAACGGGTTCGAGGAAGTGGTGCTGGTGGATGCCAAGGACTTTGATGACCAGAACCAGCCGGGACCCTTTGTCGATAGCACCCGCTTCTCCTTTGAGCAACGTCTCGCTTTCACCCAGGCGGCTCTGGTAGCTACCGATGAGGCGATCCGCTCGGCCCTGAGTGGGACGTTAACAGTGTTGATTATCAAACAACTCAAGGGGGCGGGTGTCCATGCCTACGGCTCCAAATCCCATAACCTCTACGCCCACCACACGCTGGATAACCCCGATATCGTCAATGCGCTCAAGGCGCGGGCACTCCATCCCGATGCCTGGCAACTGGTGCGCACCAACTGCGAACGCGCCCACGGTGGCCCGGCTGCCCAAACGGTGGTGACGGAGTTTGAATACCCCCTGCCGCCGATCCCCACCCTACCCCTCAGCGAGTATGCGATCGGGGCCAAACAGGTGGCTACCACAGCAATGGGCCAACTCGTAGCTCACGTGGGTCAGGCCGATCCCAACTTCCTGGTGACTAACGCCGATGGCAACGAAGCCTCTGGGATTGCCAACATCAACCAGGCCCTCAAGGTTATCCACCCCACGCCGGATGAACTGTATAACCAGGGACCGACAGGGCAAGTCTACGAACCCCTGAGCGAAGATGCCTGTGCCGGATTAGCGGCTGGTCTGGCCCTAATGGGTGCCCGCACCCTGTGGTGTTCCTACGAATCCTTTGCGATCAACGGCCTGCCCATCTGGCAAACCGTTACCCAGGCAATGGCGGAACTGCGCCGCGCCACCCCCTCGACAATCACCCTGTTCACGGCAGGTGCCCTGGAACAGGGTCGCAACGGCTGGACCCATCAACGGCCCGAAATTGAAAATTACTTTGCAGCCATGCTGCGCAATGGCAATGTTTTCGCCCTTTTCCCCCCCGACGCCAACAGCATTCAGGTGTGTTATGAGTGGGCACTGACGACTTGCAATAAGGGGATTACGATTACCGCCAGCAAATCCCCCCTGCCCGTGCGGACTACCTTTGAGCAAACCCGTGAGGCCCTGCGCCACGGGGGCGTCACCCTTCAGGAATTACCCGGAAAAGGCACGATCGTCTTTGCAGTGGTCGGCGATATGCCCCTGATCCCGGTTTACGCCGCTGCTGAACAGCTTCAGATCCAGGGGATTGGCTCCCGCATTGTGTCGGTGATTAACCCCCGGCGGCTCTATCGACCCCAGGATACGGGTTGGGAAACCTGCTCCTTTCCCGATGGTGAGTTTCTGGATGATGTTGGGTTCGATCGCCTGTTTGGTGGCGACGGGTTGCTAGGGGTAACGGGGGGGGCCAGCGCCCTGTTGGAACCTCTGCTGTTGCGCAGTCGTGCTCCACGGGATGTCTTTGCCTGGCGGCGGGGTGAAACCACGGCTTCGGCAGATCAACTGATGGCCTTTAATGGCATTACACCCGATGCGTTAGTGCAACGGGCCATGACCTTGCTGGGTGGATAG
- a CDS encoding glycosyltransferase family protein gives MGTTEARPLLKHQAAIDVLILSNGPGELATWVRPVVQELRQRLGYNRDHLRISVVLSPCPNASGRETEIARSYPEVDRVQGPAAFLNFLLWGKTAENWDWRDRGVVLFLGGDQFFAVVISRRLGYRSVIYAEWEARWLHWVDRVAVMNTQVLAKIPPPYRAKCTVVGDLIADMGEVGGTSTATLPQQTGIKIGLLAGSKAAKLAIGVPLCLAIAQHLYNHRPELEFFMPVAPALAVETLARFADPTQNPAIAKFGNVTATLLTSGPNAPALQTPAGLIVPLDTTFPAYAHLAQCTLCLTTIGANTAELGALGVPMLVLLPTQQLDAMRAWDGLPGILANLPGVGSLFAKAVNWLALRQLQGPQRRLLAWPNIWAGAEIVPELVGPLQPEAVATQVLALLKQPDQLAQMRERLRQVRGQPGAVSQLVALVVAAVTGERGATQSDEFLTHF, from the coding sequence ATGGGCACGACAGAAGCAAGACCTCTGCTGAAGCATCAGGCCGCGATCGATGTGCTCATCCTGTCCAATGGGCCGGGAGAACTAGCCACCTGGGTGCGGCCTGTCGTGCAGGAACTCCGACAACGACTGGGATATAACCGCGATCACCTCCGGATTTCAGTCGTATTATCGCCGTGTCCCAATGCCAGTGGTCGGGAAACTGAAATAGCCCGGTCTTATCCGGAGGTCGATCGCGTCCAGGGACCGGCGGCATTTCTCAACTTTTTGCTGTGGGGAAAGACGGCAGAGAATTGGGATTGGCGCGATCGCGGCGTGGTTCTATTTTTAGGAGGGGATCAGTTCTTCGCGGTGGTCATCAGTCGCCGTTTGGGATATCGCAGCGTGATCTACGCCGAGTGGGAAGCCCGCTGGCTACACTGGGTCGATCGCGTCGCCGTGATGAACACTCAAGTTTTAGCCAAAATCCCCCCCCCGTATAGGGCCAAGTGTACAGTGGTGGGTGACCTGATAGCCGATATGGGTGAGGTGGGTGGCACATCGACTGCGACGCTCCCCCAGCAGACTGGGATTAAAATCGGCCTATTAGCGGGATCAAAAGCGGCTAAGCTGGCGATCGGGGTGCCCCTGTGTTTGGCGATCGCGCAACACCTTTATAACCACCGCCCTGAGCTTGAATTTTTCATGCCGGTTGCCCCGGCTCTTGCCGTTGAGACCCTGGCCCGCTTTGCTGATCCCACTCAGAATCCTGCTATTGCCAAATTTGGCAACGTCACCGCGACACTTCTGACTTCAGGGCCAAATGCCCCCGCCTTACAAACCCCCGCCGGTTTAATTGTCCCCCTTGATACCACGTTTCCTGCCTATGCGCACCTAGCCCAATGCACCCTGTGTTTAACGACGATCGGGGCCAATACCGCCGAATTGGGTGCCCTGGGAGTACCCATGCTGGTTCTTCTACCCACGCAACAGTTAGACGCCATGCGGGCTTGGGATGGCCTGCCAGGCATTTTGGCAAACTTACCGGGAGTAGGTTCCCTCTTCGCGAAGGCGGTCAATTGGTTAGCCCTGCGCCAGTTACAGGGACCCCAGCGGCGGTTGTTGGCATGGCCCAATATTTGGGCGGGTGCCGAGATTGTCCCGGAGTTAGTTGGCCCTCTGCAACCGGAAGCAGTGGCCACTCAGGTGTTAGCCCTGCTCAAGCAGCCGGATCAATTGGCCCAGATGCGTGAGCGTCTGCGTCAAGTGCGTGGTCAACCGGGAGCAGTGAGCCAGTTGGTGGCTCTGGTTGTAGCAGCAGTGACAGGGGAGAGAGGAGCGACTCAGTCTGATGAATTTCTGACTCATTTCTGA
- a CDS encoding HAD family hydrolase, with product MLSPSPTLLALDFDGVLCDGRREYFQSAWRAYRQIWPAVERHPPESLAAPFHRLRPVVETGWEMPLLLRALILAYPEDHLLQNWTTIAPQLLTAEHLTQSQLQSALDSERDAWIQADLAGWLHLHQFYPGTIARVAAAIAAGVTVVIITTKESRFVTQLLQEAGVGQPLPQIFGREQQRPKPAILRELQQQDPLASIWFVEDRLQTLQNVQQQPDLANVELFLADWGYNTAAERELARQALPTPSSQSRRLHLLTLDQFVQPFAAWQSWG from the coding sequence ATGCTATCTCCATCGCCTACCCTGTTAGCCCTTGACTTTGATGGTGTCCTCTGTGATGGCCGTCGCGAATATTTCCAGTCCGCATGGCGAGCCTATCGCCAGATCTGGCCAGCGGTCGAGAGGCACCCCCCAGAATCCCTGGCAGCCCCCTTCCATCGCCTGCGTCCCGTGGTTGAAACTGGATGGGAAATGCCCCTACTCCTGCGAGCCTTGATCCTGGCCTACCCTGAAGATCACCTGTTGCAAAATTGGACGACGATCGCGCCCCAATTACTCACAGCTGAACACCTGACCCAGTCCCAACTCCAATCAGCCCTCGACAGTGAGCGGGATGCGTGGATTCAGGCTGATTTGGCCGGTTGGTTGCATTTGCATCAGTTTTATCCCGGCACGATCGCGCGTGTGGCGGCTGCGATCGCTGCTGGAGTGACCGTGGTGATTATCACCACCAAGGAAAGCCGCTTTGTTACCCAACTTCTCCAGGAAGCAGGGGTTGGCCAGCCCTTGCCTCAGATTTTTGGCCGCGAACAGCAACGCCCCAAACCAGCGATCCTACGAGAGCTACAGCAGCAGGACCCACTGGCATCGATCTGGTTTGTCGAAGATCGACTGCAAACTCTTCAGAACGTCCAGCAACAACCAGACCTGGCTAACGTTGAACTCTTCTTAGCAGACTGGGGTTATAACACAGCGGCTGAGCGTGAATTGGCCCGACAAGCCCTTCCCACCCCGTCATCACAGTCGCGTCGGCTTCACTTACTCACCCTCGATCAGTTTGTGCAACCCTTTGCCGCATGGCAATCCTGGGGTTAG
- a CDS encoding MgPME-cyclase complex family protein, which translates to MQTYYYVLASQKFLTEEEPIDEVLRERTRHYHEQGKEIDFWLIKQPAFLEAPDLVAVKSRCPQPAAAIVSTNEQFITWLKLRLEYVLTGAFQAPSESIPDPLASLAAVA; encoded by the coding sequence ATGCAAACCTACTACTACGTCCTTGCCAGCCAAAAATTTCTGACGGAAGAAGAACCGATAGATGAGGTGCTGCGCGAACGAACCCGCCACTATCATGAACAGGGAAAGGAAATCGACTTTTGGCTGATTAAGCAACCGGCTTTCCTGGAAGCTCCTGATCTCGTGGCGGTCAAATCCCGGTGTCCTCAACCCGCTGCGGCGATCGTTTCCACTAATGAGCAGTTCATCACCTGGCTCAAACTGCGTCTAGAGTACGTCCTGACAGGAGCCTTTCAAGCGCCCTCAGAGAGTATCCCCGATCCATTGGCTTCACTCGCTGCTGTGGCCTAA
- the lgt gene encoding prolipoprotein diacylglyceryl transferase — MPWLLLPLAFRFESPGPILVELGPLTVRWYGLLIATAVLIGVTLSQWLAKQRRVDPEAIADLAVWLVVGAIPAARLYYVLFQWREYAAQPLQALAIWKGGIAIHGAILGGTIATLLCCRIRKLSFWQMADLVAPSLILGQAIGRWGNFFNSQAFGRPTDLPWKLYIPVEHRPWAYRNFEYFHPTFLYESLWDLGVFGLLMGIFLWDLRQPQPRCKPGTLFLLYWLAYSLGRLWIEGLRTDSLMLGPLRIAQVVSLSGMALGAWGLWWLYGRQRSLPDTIADSDWSHNPLPSQREPQ, encoded by the coding sequence ATGCCCTGGCTTCTCCTGCCTTTAGCCTTCCGGTTTGAGTCCCCAGGTCCGATTCTGGTAGAACTGGGACCCTTGACGGTGCGTTGGTATGGGTTGCTGATTGCGACGGCGGTGCTGATCGGTGTCACTCTCTCCCAGTGGTTGGCTAAACAGCGCCGCGTGGACCCGGAAGCGATCGCCGATCTGGCTGTATGGTTAGTCGTAGGAGCCATTCCGGCAGCCCGTCTCTACTATGTGCTGTTCCAATGGCGGGAATATGCGGCTCAGCCGCTACAAGCGTTGGCGATTTGGAAAGGGGGGATTGCCATTCATGGGGCAATTTTGGGGGGAACGATCGCAACGCTGTTGTGTTGCCGTATTCGCAAACTTTCCTTTTGGCAGATGGCGGACCTAGTGGCGCCGTCATTGATTTTGGGACAGGCAATCGGACGGTGGGGCAATTTTTTCAATTCGCAGGCCTTTGGTCGCCCGACGGATTTACCCTGGAAACTCTATATTCCGGTTGAGCATCGGCCTTGGGCGTATCGGAATTTTGAGTATTTTCACCCCACGTTTCTGTATGAATCCCTTTGGGATTTGGGCGTTTTTGGGCTGCTGATGGGAATTTTCCTGTGGGACCTGCGCCAACCCCAACCGCGCTGCAAACCGGGCACCCTATTTTTGCTCTATTGGTTGGCCTACAGTTTGGGTCGGCTCTGGATCGAGGGCTTGCGCACGGATAGCCTCATGTTGGGACCATTGCGCATTGCCCAAGTCGTTAGCCTGTCGGGGATGGCTCTGGGAGCCTGGGGTCTCTGGTGGCTCTATGGTCGCCAGCGATCGCTGCCCGATACGATCGCCGATTCGGATTGGTCCCACAATCCACTGCCCTCCCAGCGTGAACCTCAATGA
- a CDS encoding secondary thiamine-phosphate synthase enzyme YjbQ produces MSQLVYTIFMTIAHHLLEIDTSPGISIHNLTPQIEALLAASAIQHGHILVFSRHTTTALAINEYEERLLDDLKAHLQQLAPLDKPYRHNDLHLRPGIPSDEPMNAHAHLMALMLSTSEMLPVRDRQLALGTYQSLLFLDLDGPRRRTVYCQIWGE; encoded by the coding sequence TTGAGTCAGTTAGTGTATACCATCTTTATGACGATCGCGCACCATCTACTTGAAATTGACACCAGCCCTGGCATCAGTATTCACAACCTCACTCCTCAAATTGAGGCGCTACTGGCTGCATCCGCCATTCAACACGGACACATTCTTGTGTTCTCCCGCCACACCACAACTGCCTTAGCCATTAATGAATACGAAGAGCGGCTGCTGGATGATCTCAAAGCCCACCTCCAGCAATTGGCCCCGCTTGATAAACCCTACCGCCATAATGACCTGCATCTGCGGCCCGGTATCCCCTCCGATGAACCCATGAATGCCCACGCCCACCTGATGGCCCTGATGCTCAGTACAAGTGAGATGCTCCCCGTGCGCGATCGCCAGCTTGCCCTGGGGACCTACCAATCCCTCCTATTCCTGGATTTGGATGGTCCTCGTCGCCGTACTGTGTATTGCCAGATCTGGGGTGAATAG